CAATAACTATCAAATGAAAAACCTAAACGTAAAATGTAAATACGGATCGGAGCATGCTACTTACGCATATGCTTTTTACCTGGGACAGAAGAAGAACGAGGGTTGACGAACGGAGATTGGGGTAGGGGAAGCTTAGGGCAAGCGCACATGGCTAGCAAATCTACGAGAGAAGCACGGCTTAGAAGTTAATCAAGAGACCCAATAAAAACTCTACAATAACTTGTTTGAAATGAGACTGTGTGCGGGGAAGAAGCACAAACCCTAGAAGTAGGCGAGCGGATAAGGCAGATGGGTTGTGATGGGAAGCTTAGGGCAAGCACCCATGGCCAGCAATCTACGAGAGAAGTATGGCTTAGAAATTAATCGATTGTGTGCGGGTTAGAAGCGCGAACCCTAGAAGAAGGAGACAGAGAAGAAGCACGAACCCTAGAAGCAGGCGATGGAGAAGGCAAATGAGTTGTGATGTGGCTGAGGGAGTCGGAGCTTATTGAAATATAAAGGAGACGGGAGAGAGCAAGAGTAGTAATGAGTGCttcttgttttattttttattctgCGAAATGGAATGAATGCTGGTTGTAGATGGTGTGCGTGTATTCCGAGGTGTTATGGGGACACGAGATGGTTGACTCGTCCAGCTGCCTCCCATTATAGTTGTCCAGCTGTGCTACCTCCGAGCGGAGTCTTTTACGTGCCTATCCTGCCTCACATACTTTTTGTGAGGCACGGTTATACATGCTGAAAAGCATACTCGTGCTTCCgtgttttaatttttttaatcACATGTTTAATCAGATATGGTTGGGTGTGTCTTTAGGAGAGGAACAGTGATGATGTTATTAGATGCACGATCATTGTATCAGGAGAGGCATGGTTGATACGTCGGGGGAGGCAAATTGAGGGGAGGGATGATGGTTCCTAATGAGAGGCACTTTTGTATCTGGAATGGAGTCACGGTTCGTGACTCTGTTATGCAATTTTTTTTCAAGCAGTCGTTGACCCAGGGAGCCACTGTTTTTATGTACGTTGGGTTCAGGCGGGAATATCTATGATAGCCTACAGTTATTTGTATGTGAGAAGCATGGATGTGCTTTTGTTTTGGCAATGTTTTCGATGGTATGCAGACATAGAGATGCAGGTCCGTTGATATCACTGAGGTTTGTCTTTAAAGCAAAGTGGAGGCACGTGTGTGGCTTTTGTGCTGGCCGAACCGTGCTTCTATTTTTGTTCAGTCCCCATGTAGTATTTGTACGACAGGGTCATCTTGTTTGCTTCCTCTCATTGTTCTCTCGGTCAAAAGATGTGCTGGTGACCGATGGGATGGCTATTTATTGCTAGTACTCATTGTGCCAGATACCGTGCTAGAGTTAATCTAGGGGCTCCTCGATTACAGCGTGGCAGTCGTGACTTTTGAAGTGCATGGTTTCATAAGCTGCAGAAGCACAACCGTCCATTCACACCGTTCCCGATGCAATTTAATGGGCACATGGTAACCGAGTCGTCTCTCCCCAAGGTTAAGTAGTCGTCTATTCCGGGAGGTTATCGCGTCTTATTCTCTGCAGAGAAGTGCAGTTAGCTCCTGTCATCCTGGCCTCGTACGAGAAGCACAGTCAAACTCCATTGTCGTCTCAGCCTCGGTTCCATGGACGACTTCAGGAACACTACTGAGCGTCTCTTTATAGATGCTGATGGTAATACCAAGCTCGAGGTGTTGTACACTAACGAGCCCTACAAGGTGGAGGAGATTCTTACTCTCTATGAGGAATGGCTGCGTGAGGACAGGTACAAGTTTGTTGGTCTTGATCTGGAGTACACACGAGAGGATTATTTTGATCGTAGTAGAAAAGTCGCCGTTATGCAACTGGCGATGCGCAAGCATGTTCTTGTCTATCACTTTTGCAAGGCCAGGACGGAGTGCGCTGCTCTGAAGGATTTCCGTCGGAACAAAGGTATAATTTTCGCTAGTGTCGACATCAGGAATGATAGGGATGTTCTCGCAAACAGTTACCTCAAAATCCCAAGAGAGTGTCACATCGACCTTCAAGAGGAGCTCATGATCAAAGGAGGCAATCTAAGGGATTCCATGGCAGATTTGGCAGGAACCGTCATAAACAAATCTTACTTGAGTATGAAGTCGTCTTTTCCACAAGGTCTGCATGACTACTGGGAATGGAAGCCGCTTTCCCTTGAACACCAGAAATATGCGGCAATCGTAAGTGAAAATTTCATTTTTTATGATTTTCTGTCtttatatttttgttttattGCAACAATAGTACTTTTTCCCCTTTACGTATATCTTTATTCTCATCGGCTTTTTGTATTAGGATGGGTATGTTAGCTACGAGCTCTACCGCCGAGTTCTGTCTATGAAGGACATGATGCATCCTCGTTGTCTTCCCGACCCCAGACGCCGTTGATGCTTCTGAGTAGAACTCCAACTGAGTAGAATGGTCCCGGTGGTCTGAGCAGAATGGACTCCTGGAAGACTTTCATTTCTTTTTTTGTATAATTAATGAGTACTTTTAGACAGTTCAAACCTATGGAGTACCGTGTCATGTTATGTGAATATAATTTCTTATGTTTTTTCATGTTACAAGTTCATTGTTGACGTTTGCGCGAGTTCATGTATATTTAGAGAACCTGTTGAAGTGGCGCATATGTATTGTTTGGGAGAAGCGCGCTTTGTGTTTGGCTTATATTCAGTGCCGTTTGTTTGTGTTTGTATTGTTGTCTTTTACACGTTCGCACAAAAGAGGCACGCCTGCTAACGTACGAGGCAACATTTTAGTTTCATGTCTTTGTGTGCTTTAGGACCGTGCCTCGAGAATCCGGACATCCGTGTCTGTTCAGGCTTCACTTCCGTGGCTTCTTTCCGTCTATGTATGTACATCCGTGACACACACCATGTCTGTAACATGCTGGTTTCACACGGCAGTTCCTCTTGACACTACACAATCGTGCCTTTGCCACCAGTCTTTTGCGCGTCCAGGTGGTTTGTACCCGTGCCTCGAGAACACCAATTCCAAAGCCGTACCTGTGCGCCAAAAGCCGCAATTCCGTGTCTGTATACGCTTCAGTTCCGTGCGTCCCGTACCTGATGTGATGCTCAgataattagactacagtaattccctgctaatgatgccacgtcacctttgtcactgtagttaatctcgggttagttcaaaacccattcaaattcaaaattgaattaaaggcaaacaacaaaagttttcaaactttaaaactaaaatgtccgGGTTATGCCAAATAATGCAAAGTCAATGGTGGGGAAGAAaccccacttttataaaatgttttaaTACTCTGAAGTGATTAAAACAGTAGTTGAAACGATTAAATAAGTGcctttaatattttataaaacaataaactattttattttgaGGTAAATCTTTTTAGGGTAGTGGGTTATTTTGAAACACTATTTTTGGAGCTATTGTTATATTTTACTACATTAAAAATAaagtgtaactaaaataaaacataaacaaataaataaaaggaaaagaacagaaaaaagaacaaaagaaaataaagcccccccccctcgctgggcctcggcccagctggccactgggctagccaggccggcccagcagGCGCCCACTCCCCTCCTCCATATCCCcactccgggggaaaccctaaccCGTAACCCCCCACTCTCCCACAtcgcctccctctctcccccaccacctctcgatcccatctggatcgggATGGGGTTTgaacgccgacgccgacgcctcACCCCCTTGCTGCGTCGACCACCGCCGCTGCCCGAGACGCCATCTCGCCGGCCTGCCTCtacctcctcgccggcctgcttcctctcCGACGCCGTTGTCCCTGTCGCCCTCCTCGCGCCCCGCTGCCCCATCCCTACGGCCCCCGTGAGCTCACCCTCTCCTCCCCTTTTCCCTCGTGCGCGTGCACCGCCCGCACCCGCTCCCGCCGCCGTGGCCGTCCCCTGCTCCTGGACGCGCCTGCCTGCACCGACGTGCGCGCTCAGCGCGCGCTGACCGCGCCCCGCATCACCCCCTGCTTGCGCGCGTGGCCGCCCCGCTGCTGCAGCTGCCGCTCTGCTACTGCCGCTGCTCTGCCTTCCCCACAGCCCCTGCTCCCCGTGGCCACGCACTACGTGCCGaggccgccgccgcacttgccgtCCCGGTCCGCCACGACACTCGCCCTGCTCCGCAGCACACGCGCGTCCCGCGCCCACGCCTCGCTCATCCCGTTCCTGCCAAGGCCGCGCCTGCCGTTCCCGCATGCGTCCGCGACCCCTCGCGCGCACGCGCCCCCGCGCCACCACCTCCAGCCGACGTCGCGCTCCGCCCGCCGCTGCGGCCACCGCCTCCGCTGCCTCCCCTGGCCCTGGTCGCCGGTGCCGGCATGCGCCGTGCGTGTCCAGCGCCCCTCGGGCACGCACCCGTTCAGGCGCTTGCCCCGCTGCTTGCCCGACCCGCTAGGCCTATGGGCCTATGGCAAACGGGCCCCGCCCCCAGAACGTTTCtataaaaaaggaaataaaataaaaatgaattaataaaattaataattaattaattagtgaattaattaatttaattaatcctgcttaattaatctaattaactagttagtttgattaaacagtaattagattagctaaaccctaattaacctaaataaAGGATCACAGGTGGGTCCCGCTGGACCCACATGCCAGGTTTGACTCCGGTCAGCTGGgtttgacctgctgatgtcatggtgatgtcatgctgacatcacctttcactgttctggataatgttcaATTTAAGTAATTAAATAAATTTCAAAAATGCCTAAAACTTTgataaatcatagaaaataaactgtaactcggatgaaaaagttatatacatgaaagttgcttagaaggacgagacgaatccgaatacgcagcccgttcacccgccacacatccctagcatagcgaacctgcaacatttcacctccggttcgtctgtccaaaaacgcgaaacaccggggatactttcccggatgtttccccccttcatcggtatcacctcctaccgcgttagggcacacctagcactgcgcattgtcttgtcatgcaccgtcgtgcttatgtttgcattatatttattatttcttccccctcttctcccgctagacaccgagaccgacaccgctactacccagtacgactacggtgttgacgacccctccttgccagagcaatcaggcaagccccccctgatcaccagatatcgcctattcttctctatactgcttgcattagagtagtgtagcatgttactgctttccgttaatcctatcctgatgcatagcctgtccttgctactactgttgttacctttacctgcaatcctacatgcttagtataggatgctagtattccatttgtggccctacattctggtccgtctgctgtgctatactatcgggccgtgatcacttgggaggtgatcacgggtatatacttatatactttatacatgatacatgtgttgattaaagacgggtcggctcgaggagtacccgcgagtgattcacggattgggggctgaaaggacctttgtcccgacggccctctgggtggatctttgtggcggagcgactgggcaggttgagactacctaggtgagaggtgggcctggccctggtcgacgtccgcggttacttcaaaataacacgcttaacgagttcttggtatttgatttgagtctggccattttgtctatacgcactaaccaactacgtgggaaagatatgagcactcgacgtcgtggtatcagccgaagccttcgtgacgtcagcgactgagccgcacgcgccagattggaccgcgtaacgtgacttcctttgtaatggaggttgctaggtctgcttccggccgcccacgcaacgtgcaggtgggcaatgggcgatgggcccagacccctgcgtgcttaggattagaccggcgtgctgacctctctgttgcgcctaggtagggctgcgacgtgttgatcttccgaggccgtgcatgacccaggaaagtgtgtccggccaaatgggatcaagcgtgttgggttatgtggtgcacccctgcagggaagtttatcttttcgaatagccgtgatcttcggtaacaggatgacttggagttgtaccttgaccttatgacaactagaactggatacttaataaaacacacccttccaagtgccagatacaacccggtggtcgctctctaacagggcgacgaggaggggatcgccgggtaggattacgctatacgatgctacttggtgaacttaccatgtactctcttctacatgctgcaagatggaggtggcctgaagcatagtcttcgacaggattagctatccccctcttattctggcattctgcagttcagtccaccgatatggccctttacaatatacccatgcatatgtagtgtagctccttgcttgagagtactttcgatgagtactcacggttgcttttctccctcttttccccctttcccttctacctgttgtcgcaaccagatgccggagcccaggagccagacgccaccgtcaacgatgactcctactacaccggaggtgcctactactacgtgcagcctgttgacgacgaccaggagtagttaaggaggatcccaggcaggtggcatgcgcctctttcgatctgtatcccagtttgtgctagccttcttaaggcaaacttgtttaacttatgtctggactcacatattgttgcttccgctaactcgtctatgatcgagcacttgtattcgagccctcgaggcccccggcttgtattatgatgcttgtatgacttatttatgttttagagttgtgttgtgatatcttcctgtgagttcctgatcttgatcatacacgtttgcgtgcatgatcagtgtacgattgaatcgggggcgccACAAGttgaggcctgcgcctctttcgatctgtatcccagtttgtgctagccttcttaaggcaaacttctttaacttatgtctgtactcagatattgttgcttccgctgactcgtctatgatcgagcacttgtattcgagccctcgggGCCCCCGACTTGTATTacgatgcttgtatgacttatttatgttttagagttgtgttgtgatatcttcccgtgagtccctgatcttgatcgtacacgtttgcgtgcatgattagtgtacgattgaatcgggggcgccacaagttggtatcagagccgactgcctgtaggaatcccccttccacactccttggccgaagtcgagtctagacattacaaaacttttactaacatggctgtgcgccTTACGGGCCCGCGTCGCCagtgggtggtattaggatcttttattcctcgacctatactctgggactctaacctctcttctattcgggttaaaatgaatttactaactctaactctaggttctcgtaacctcttcctcccggagagcccttaGCACAAATGATTGCGTGCTGCACCGAaggattccgaagatactctccgatgttcacTCGAGACTTTGAGtccgttgcttttgcaattccctaccatcGAAATATCCCAATGGATAAATACATACATCGGTCGTTCTTACTTTtgttcccagttgatcttgtcaTTACAAGATATCCTGAAATTCTCTCTATTGATCCGAGAATACTTTGTgtttactgccttgcagttcctttccacctgaatacccctacagataatttctcgcccttatcgagtatccactcatccccagttgttcatgtgtttcacaatggtcttcgaaatactattcaatcctccaaaattcctcagtagcttattgctctgcaatacttgtctgcttgcattatggatgctttccatatgtctggcaatattcgttagtatcctgagacaccgtcattttgatcctattgattcaacatgagtgcgaatgcacgcaatcatcagttgatccttttaaattatctttctggctcagacgtcattttgaacatgagcttgTTCTCGACCAATCTGTTTGCCGTCAATTGTACCCTTAGGTCTATTGAACTTACCCACCattgatcagagcgtctgcttctgatccttcgatttggaaatcataattcctgaTATCTAAGCATTGAATCATTCGGATGTTCTATAATCTGATGCCCTTGCATCCTTTCTTCAactggttgtgtgccgatgctcacatcCGCTCCTCTATGGACCGTCATATCCTTTATTGGATTATTATTCGTCAGTGTCCTCcttattcaataaccttgtgagcctttcctcggatacataatgcctttggtaaattgtatcctccgCTTTCTATACCATGCTCTACTTTCAAGCTTGTATTAATTACTTCTAAAAGATTGTGGTTTATGTTCCTAAGgtaccccgatgggttgaacctatgcctttcttaatctgtgtgaacccaaaagttttcacgggtcatactcctcTGTTAATTCCCCAGGTAGGTTTCCACAATCAACTCATTTTTAATAAGAGcaagaagtgaatgaaaggttatgcattgaggaagtgggagtcgaccttgaactttgtgttcatgcccatggcacaatgtagatcctatcatggaagcttcttgtaataataactatttccttgatataatatcatCTGATATCGGTGAATTGACCCTTGGCagtcgtggttccgaccatgttttcctttaaataccatttctcatacaagtgaaaacacttgtcttctgcagatcaataCATCTCCGCAACCCCTATGTCGATCTTCCTTCGAGTAATACCCTCCGGTATCTCGAGAGTAtcaaagaactgtgttgcttcctatgagtcttcatctagtattTCTTCTCACCGTTTTTAGATTTTCCCCGGGTTCTGAGTtaagtcactcgagaacaccgataagtgaattgattccgcactacgattcaataactctaagtaattctcGTTGCTTACGAGATTAATAAtacttcaagtcattcctagcctgatcggctatatcattatcatgctaaatttaactgtgctaccgggtccttcttcccggagcacaaatttcggcggtgagctaatcttacaaTCTATCTTCCTCGTTATATCATTTgtccttgaacagcaagcttgatttcgagtttgtgtcgtacccatgatTCCAATAACTTTTTGCTCCATCATTCcgttgacttgatgtcatcgccgatcagTTACATCTTCtcgaaacctctcgacaaatgtgtcaggatcatcatcaacattctgaggtcttccaagatatctattgAATTCTTGATAAGAAATACCATCctttgccctcgatgatttgggTTATTATCGACAACATTATTGCATTCCCTCCAACACAAAACTTGTTTTTGTTTTGTGTTgaaccttgagttccttgctatctaacttatgttatgttctaccgcggagtattaccatctttgatgtcaaaaATGTTGTGAGGACTGCTCCACCTCTTAaaaattcttgatatagtaacaCTTCTCGCCATCTCCGTTCTTTTCTTGTCCCCGTGCTGTTTCTAACCGGGAATGCCGACAATGAATTGTGACATgcgaattcaaaacttctagcaaccctattgctttgaaattagtggtcgacatttcattcttagaccattggttatcgagtCACCATTCTaccattgatcatgctacctaaacccatatttcgggtgtacctttcaaccaatgtttaattatGTATATTTTGCTCGAGCATACAacattataccatttgatctgacaaatgttatctccatgttcacataattgtggaaatctcGATGGATTgccgctgagtccatcagccacccccctcatcctctccttggtttaatgatgatgaATCCTTGTCTCGGAACTCACTTCCATAGtctttcccgagaatcttacaatgtcatctcgtcagttggtgttgcaccttttcttctcaagCATCCTGAGCCTGAGGTATCTTGACACCAATCAGATCCGGATCtcagtcagatatgatggttgggacattTTTCCAAGAGTCATAACTTTGGTCTTTATaagacccggtaaggtgatgtcatgcctagcacacctgggcGGAGGACCTactgttatagtttcctttttagcaaggttatccattcttccatgaggaaattgtaagacttattctatgagATGTTCCtaatggatcctttgtgtatccaaagtctgacattgcttgaagaccatgtcaatgctatctcgaagcatgtctgtggtactccaattttcaataagaacatctgaagcacaatgctaaattttcattatcaattattcaaacaccaTTGTTTGGGTGATGccatgaaattcctctccccttacctaaacggttatctactttctatcctgtcatggatatcatgctctgcttgtccttgggaaggatatatccctgaaacatgtgtttaaacacattttcctttccattggtctgtttaatctgatggtccccttttccttttcattgatttgtttaacctttctggtgatctatatgatctaagcagtaattttatcctacttatgtaaacaccttggtgtacaaccgtgtcagtaagaccctgttactattgttgatgacatcctggtaaccaccgatggacgagaactttgcgtattggtccgcctcgttcaacgagtaggagaatggttctcttcgtccctcgcccttggtaccgatgttgttgccgacataactgaccggctaccctctgacatgccttgcgtACATGACCAAGCAAGATGACATCACCCTCCCTATTTTTAACACACatgtgggcccataacccacaggttccacaggatcgaaacctgactctcctatacacccccGGTTTCCAAAGTTAACTCCTTGCACTTGGCCTCGTATGagattcacgagccaccttccgagagatcatcaattttggtatcagacacaatacttattcccattgctttgAATCCCTTTTCACgccctgtttcaggcatcgaacgattgcctgcccgctcgaaacttcccatgatacctccttactttgctctcgatattttcgtaagtttcaattcgagagttactttcgcCACCTTCatcgatgttatcgaccagatagtcgaccttgcagaggtctgttctcccGATACGCCCACCCTttatcctttcgtaagtacgatggagttcttGAAGAAAGGGTGccaatttcatcatgatgacctgaagcagagaaatgaagacatcaatgtattggaccggcctcttcgagaagagcaagccaggatgagaagacccgctagattcgttaccaaaccttccccctttcactacctcttaaatctcgggacgagatttcttgtagtggaggagaattgtgacgcccggataattagactatagtaattccctgctaatgatgccacgtcacctttgTCACTATAGTTAATCTCGGGTTAGTTCAAAACccattcaaattcaaaattgaattaaaggcaaacaacaaaagttttcaaactttaaaactaaaatgtccgGGTTATGCCAAATAATGCAATGTTAATGGTGGGGAAGAAaccccacttttataaaatgttttaaTACTCTGAAGTGATTAAAACAGTAGTTGAAACGATTAAATAAGTGcctttaatattttataaaacgataaactattttattttgaggtaaaactttttagggtagtgggttatttcggtcagatatgatggttgggacattTTTCCAAGAGTCATAACTTTGGTCTTTATaagacccggtaaggtgatgtcatgcctagcacacctgggcAGAGGACCTactgttatagtttcctttttagcaaggttatccgttcttccatgaggaaattgtaagacttattctatgagatgttcctgatggatcctttgtgtatccaaagtctgacattgcttgaagaccatgtcaatgctatctcgaagcatgtctgtggtactccgattttcaataagaacatctgaagcacaatgctaaaatttcattatcaattattcaaacaccaTCGTTTGGGTTATGccatgaaattcctctccccttacctaaacggttatctactttctatcctgtcatggatatcatgctctgcttgtccttgggaaggatatatccctgaaacatgtgtttaaacacattttcctttccattggtctgtttaatctgatggtcaccttttccttttcattgttttgtttaacctttctggtgatctatatgatctaagcagtaattttatcctacttatgtaaacaccttggtgtacaaccgtgtcagtaagaccctgttactattgttgatgacattccggtaaccaccgatggacgagaactttgcctattggtccgcctcgttcaatgagcaggagaatggttctcttcgtccctcgcccttggtaccgatgttgttgccgacataactgaccgACTACCCTTT
The Aegilops tauschii subsp. strangulata cultivar AL8/78 chromosome 3, Aet v6.0, whole genome shotgun sequence genome window above contains:
- the LOC141042937 gene encoding uncharacterized protein; protein product: MDDFRNTTERLFIDADGNTKLEVLYTNEPYKVEEILTLYEEWLREDRYKFVGLDLEYTREDYFDRSRKVAVMQLAMRKHVLVYHFCKARTECAALKDFRRNKGIIFASVDIRNDRDVLANSYLKIPRECHIDLQEELMIKGGNLRDSMADLAGTVINKSYLSMKSSFPQGLHDYWEWKPLSLEHQKYAAIDGYVSYELYRRVLSMKDMMHPRCLPDPRRR